In Cotesia glomerata isolate CgM1 linkage group LG3, MPM_Cglom_v2.3, whole genome shotgun sequence, one genomic interval encodes:
- the LOC123260749 gene encoding cullin-associated NEDD8-dissociated protein 1 has translation MASVSYQIANLLEKMTSSDKDFRFMATNDLMTELQKDNIKLDDDSERKVVKMLLRLLEDKNGEVQNLAVKCLGPLVNKVKEYQVETIVDALCNNMISDKEQLRDISSIGLKTVISELPIGSNDLAENVCKRITGKLSSAIEKQEDVSVQLEALDIVADLLSRFGSLLVSFHPTILNALLPQLSSPRQAVRKRTIVALSHLLTSSNSFLYKKLLDHLLEGLTSQKVKNVIRTYIQCIASICRQAGHRFGEQIERVMPLIVQYSNEDDDELREYCLQAFESFVYRCPKEITPHINKIIEICLKYLTYDPNYNYDDDVNDESDGEGNVMETEEDGDEDGEDEYSDDDDMSWKVRRAAAKCLEAVVSSRRELLSELYKHVSPAIIARFKEREENVKSDIFHAYIALLRQTKPTSSVAMDPDSMEDEEYPISLLQQQVPLIVKAIHRQMKEKSIKTRQDCFSLLKELVLVLPGALTNHIPALIPGIQYSLSDKNSSSNMKIDALAFVHTLLVTHQPEAFHPFMVVLAPPIITAVSDPFYKITAEALLVLQQLVQVIRPHNKPVNPEFAVISTEIYRSTLSRLKTADIDQEVKERAIACMGQIIAHLSDTLNDQLPVCLPIFLDRLRNEITRLTTVKALTCIAASPLRVDLEPIMEEAIPILGSFLRKNQRALKLCSLTLLDTLVRSYSSSLHPELLDKVTTELTALLNESDLHIAQLTLTLLTTIAKLHPGALTRVSDSILPEILVLVKSPLLQGAALSAMLEFFQALVQAEIPGIGYQELLAMLIEPVNKSALHKQAYHSLAKCAAALTITWQKEAHGVVEQFIKNVQHPQNDAQHIFALLVIGEIGKHVDLSSISSLKHVILNSFSSLSEEVKSAASYTLGNIAVGNLPEYLPFILKEIEAQPKRQYLVLHSLKEIITCQSGSSSGVSHLQNFVPSIWQLLYRHCECTEEGTRNVVAECLGKLTLIDPTTLLPRLQESLKSTSPLMRTTTVTAVKFTISDQPQQIDAMLKQCMGSFLVALEDSDLNVRRVALVAFNSAAHNKPMLIRDLLDSVLPKLYAETKTKKELIREVEMGPFKHTVDDGLDLRKAAFECMYTLLDSCLERLDIFEFLQHVETGLRDHYDIKMLTYLMTARLAQLCPTAVLQRLDRLVEPLKNTCTMKVKANSVKQEYEKQDELKRSALRAVAALWTIPDADKNPALSDFMNVIKCTPELRMSFDVIQKDCSGNNVNEANTMDMS, from the exons ATGGCTAGCGTTTCGTATCAAATAGCCAACTTGCTGGAGAAG ATGACCTCCAGCGACAAAGATTTTAGATTTATGGCGACAAATGATTTGATGACTGAATTGCAGaaagataatattaaattagatGATGATTCCGAGCGAAAAGTTGTTAAGATGCTACTACGATTACTTGAAGACAAAAATGGTGAAGTACAAAATTTGGCAGTCAaatg CTTGGGACCTTTggtaaataaagtaaaagaaTATCAAGTAGAAACAATAGTGGACGCTCTGTGTAACAACATGATATCAGACAAAGAGCAACTACGAGACATTTCAAGTATTGGTTTAAAAACAGTAATATCAGAACTGCCTATCGGTTCAAATGATCTCGCAGAAAACGTTTGCAAGCGTATAACTGGAAAGCTGAGCAGCGCTATCGAGAAGCAAGAAGACGTTTCAGTCCAATTAGAAGCTTTAGACATCGTCGCTGATTTATTATCAAGATTCGGATCACTTTTAGTGAGTTTCCACCCGACAATCCTGAACGCTTTGTTACCGCAGTTGTCTTCTCCGCGTCAGGCGGTAAGAAAACGAACAATCGTCGCTCTGAGCCACTTGTTAACTTCTAGCAACAGttttctctacaaaaaattgCTAGACCACTTGCTTGAAGGTTTGACCTCTCAAAAAGTAAAGAATGTAATTCGCACTTACATCCAGTGCATCGCATCTATTTGCCGTCAAGCCGGGCACAGATTCGGCGAGCAAATAGAACGAGTGATGCCACTGATAGTCCAGTACAGCAACGAAGACGACGACGAATTACGCGAGTACTGCCTCCAAGCCTTCGAGTCATTTGTCTACCGCTGTCCCAAAGAAATTACACCTcacataaacaaaataatcgaGATATGCTTGAAGTACCTCACTTACGATCCAAATTACAACTACGACGACGACGTAAACGACGAAAGCGATGGCGAGGGCAACGTAATGGAGACCGAGGAAGACGGAGACGAAGACGGTGAAGATGAGTACTCCGATGACGATGACATGAGCTGGAAAGTCCGTCGAGCTGCTGCTAAGTGTCTTGAAGCCGTTGTTTCAAGTCGCCGAGAATTATTGTCTGAATTATACAAACACGTTTCGCCTGCTATTATCGCAAGATTCAAAGAACGCGAAGAGAATGTAAAGTCTGATATTTTCCACGCATACATCGCATTGCTTCGACAAACCAAGCCGACATCAAGCGTTGCCATGGATCCCGATTCCATGGAAGATGAAGAATACCCAATTTCTCTTCTACAACAGCAAGTTCCGCTGATTGTAAAAGCAATTCACCGCCAAATGAAGGAAAAAAGCATCAAGACCCGACAAGATTGCTTCTCACTACTCAAAGAACTTGTACTTGTCCTGCCTGGTGCGCTGACAAATCACATTCCCGCTTTAATTCCGGGAATTCAATATTCTCTGAGCGACAAAAATTCATCCTCAAACATGAAAATAGACGCTCTAGCATTTGTTCATACTCTGCTGGTAACTCACCAGCCGGAAGCGTTCCACCCGTTCATGGTAGTCCTAGCGCCTCCAATAATCACCGCAGTAAGCGATccattttacaaaataacagCCGAAGCTCTCCTAGTACTCCAGCAGCTGGTCCAAGTAATTAGACCCCACAACAAGCCAGTAAACCCCGAATTTGCAGTTATATCCACTGAAATTTACCGCAGCACCCTCTCAAGACTCAAGACTGCTGACATTGATCAGGAGGTTAAAGAGCGTGCTATTGCCTGCATGGGTCAGATAATCGCTCACTTAAGCGACACACTGAACGATCAACTGCCTGTTTGTCTCCCGATATTCCTCGACCGTCTCCGCAACGAGATCACACGACTCACCACCGTGAAAGCTCTCACCTGTATCGCTGCGTCGCCCCTACGTGTTGATCTGGAGCCAATCATGGAGGAAGCGATACCAATCCTCGGATCTTTTCTGCGGAAAAATCAACGAGCTTTGAAATTGTGCTCATTAACACTTTTGGACACTCTGGTACGCAGTTATTCGTCGAGTTTACACCCAGAGTTGCTGGACAAAGTCACGACTGAGTTAACAGCCCTGCTGAACGAATCAGACCTGCATATTGCTCAGCTGACGCTTACTCTGCTGACAACGATCGCTAAATTGCACCCTGGAGCGCTTACTCGTGTCTCAGACAGCATTCTTCCGGAGATTCTGGTCCTTGTTAAGTCTCCATTACTTCAGGGCGCTGCGCTGTCGGCGATGCTTGAATTTTTCCAGGCGCTAGTTCAAGCAGAGATTCCCGGAATCGGGTATCAGGAGCTTCTGGCGATGCTGATCGAGCCGGTTAATAAATCAGCGCTCCACAAACAGGCCTATCATTCATTAGCTAAGTGCGCGGCTGCACTGACAATAACTTGGCAAAAAGAAGCTCACGGTGTTGTCGAgcagtttattaaaaatgtacagCACCCACAAAATGACGCTCAGCATATTTTTGCACTGCTGGTTATTGGGGAGATTGGCAAGCATGTTGATCTAAGCAGCATTTCTTCACTGAAACACGTTAttctaaattcattttcttcatTATCGGAAGAAGTTAAGTCTGCTGCCAGTTACACACTTGGTAATATCGCGGTAGGAAATTTGCCGGAATATTTGCCGTTTATTCTTAAGGAAATTGAGGCTCAGCCAAAGCGCCAGTACCTGGTGCTTCACTCACTCAAGGAGATAATAACTTGCCAATCAGGAAGCTCTTCGGGAGTTTCACATTTGCAAAATTTTGTGCCTTCAATTTGGCAATTGTTGTACCGGCACTGCGAGTGTACTGAAGAAGGTACGAGAAATGTTGTTGCTGAATGTTTGGGAAAACTTACCTTGATAGACCCGACGACTCTGCTTCCAAGACTCCAGGAGTCTTTGAAATCAACGTCTCCGTTGATGAGAACCACCACGGTCACTGCGGTTAAATTTACGATCTCTGATCAGCCTCAGCAGATAGACGCGATGCTCAAACAGTGCATGGGTAGTTTCTTGGTGGCTCTCGAGGACTCTGATCTCAATGTCAGGCGCGTTGCATTAGTGGCATTTAATTCTGCGGCTCACAATAAGCCAATGTTGATCAGAGATCTTTTGGACTCTGTTCTGCCTAAACTTTACGCTGAAACTAAAACTAAg aaagAATTAATTAGAGAAGTAGAAATGGGACCGTTCAAGCACACTGTCGATGACGGGTTAGACTTAAGGAAAGCAGCTTTTGAGTGCATGTACACATTATTAGATTCTTGTCTTGAAAGACTGGATATTTTTGAATTCCTTCAACACGTGGAAACCGGATTGAGAGATCACTATGACATTAAGATGCTGACTTACCTTATGACGGCACGATTAGCGCAACTCTGTCCTACTGCTGTATTACAac gaTTGGATAGGCTAGTTGAACCATTGAAAAATACATGTACCATGAAGGTGAAAGCGAATTCAGTGAAACAAGAGTATGAAAAACAAGATGAATTAAAAAGATCTGCATTAAGAGCCGTCGCAGCACTGTGGACAATTCCGGATGcag atAAAAATCCGGCGTTGAGTGACTTTATGAATGTAATTAAATGTACACCAGAACTACGAATGTCATTCGACGTAATTCAGAAAGACTGCTCAGGTAACAATGTAAACGAAGCCAACACAATGGATATGAGTTAA
- the LOC123260759 gene encoding ras-related protein Rab-32 isoform X3, with translation MEMDFKFWQTFKSCEFARWKINPKWKWFTSTHNNAPNSGVTEKREHLYKILVIGELGAGKTSIIKRYVHQFFSQHYRATIGVDFALKVLNWDPNTIIRLQLWDIAGQERFGNMTRVYYKEAVGAFIVFDVTRSATLDAVVKWKQDLDSKVQLPDGSPIPCVLLANKCDQSKEGLANSPGKMDDYCKEKNFVGWFETSAKENINIEEAARFLVNKILQNDQIMKGNGAQDQVDGERFALNQSPTGSKKSCAC, from the exons atggaaatggattttaaattttggcaGACGTTCAAATCTTGTGAGTTCGCTAGGTGGAAAATTAATCCAAAGTGGAAATGGTTCACG tcGACACATAATAACGCGCCTAATAGCGGCGTAACTGAAAAACGTGAGCATCTATACAAAATCCTGGTTATCGGTGAACTAGGAGCTGGAAAGACATCAATCATCAAAAGATATGTCCACCAGTTTTTCTCACAACACTATCGTGCGACAATAGGCGTGGATTTCGCCCTGAAAGTACTCAATTGGGACCCAAATACAATTATAAGACTTCAACTATGGGATATTGccg gcCAAGAAAGATTTGGAAACATGACGCGAGTTTATTACAAAGAAGCCGTAGGTGCCTTTATCGTATTCGACGTAACAAGAAGCGCGACATTGGACGCTGTCGTTAAATGGAAACAAGACTTAGACTCAAAAGTACAATTACCCGACGGATCTCCCATTCCGTGTGTGTTATTAGCGAATAAGTGCGACCAGTCCAAAGAAGGTCTCGCAAATTCTCCAGGAAAAATGGACGACTACTgcaaggaaaaaaattttgttggcTGGTTTGAGACTTCTGCTAAAGAGAATATTAATATCGAAGAAGCAGCGCGTTTCCTCGTCAATAAA attCTTCAAAACGACCAAATAATGAAAGGAAACGGAGCTCAAGATCAAGTTGACGGAGAACGATTTGCATTAAATCAATCACCGACTGGTTCCAAAAAATCTTGCGCATGCTGA
- the LOC123260759 gene encoding uncharacterized protein LOC123260759 isoform X1, which yields MNDESGKDGSSPESEIARLSFDKNNDNDNVNVGDAIEEDAKSTSTITELNVDSIKDNRFDGAEDTELEVSAKNYGIPILAKQESFSEEKKKGRLKNPFKDRLFKRKKTGSIGSQPSIDENETEPTKRTVTNKSVEYDEPSQAPEQKLPAIPGSNIIKLSGLGVLGSSFEVGDDEDQDSDQVPVKKMMKKKKTSLVRRLSLNKFRLSSTEQIPEVRQTPEGDSSRSQSSQESPSHEDSIKTKSASSGSGSIAKKGYSKFEDKSHLAETQKGRDNNKSKSVERRSSSGTWGQREKGLLTTTTTSERRIDDPHRRRHKPSENSSTDKTVTTVTTVLQRRSPSVTIRTSFIEPDLPPVGQESPRSVSTLPSAVSKWPETKGPPKKSKFPSKLDRESGLKEFKPGESPPLEAKRKLSLVKEKRAIFQRKYFETSEVGYSQDNSLDTVVGNVGAGISDSITFSDNAISIDNDDIDLNKRKPSRHISVRTFDSFSTTFKESVEEQDPPVEEDQLHSIDITDHNNRTLASLEDQNYSSTSMAVSSAESIEIQRRFSGDTTSTHNNAPNSGVTEKREHLYKILVIGELGAGKTSIIKRYVHQFFSQHYRATIGVDFALKVLNWDPNTIIRLQLWDIAGQERFGNMTRVYYKEAVGAFIVFDVTRSATLDAVVKWKQDLDSKVQLPDGSPIPCVLLANKCDQSKEGLANSPGKMDDYCKEKNFVGWFETSAKENINIEEAARFLVNKILQNDQIMKGNGAQDQVDGERFALNQSPTGSKKSCAC from the exons ATGAACGACGAAAGTGGAAAAGACGGTAGTTCGCCGGAATCAGAGATTGCGCGGTTATCATTCGATAAGaacaatgataatgataatgtcAATGTTGGTGATGCTATTGAAGAGGATGCTAAGAGTACTTCGACGATTACGGAATTGAATGTTGATAGTATCAAAGATAACAGATTTGATGGGGCTGAAGATACTGAATTAGAAGTGAGTGCCAAAAATTATGGCATTCCGATTTTGGCGAAACAAGAAAGCTTTTCGGAGGAGAAGAAAAAGGGGAGGTTGAAGAACCCTTTCAAGGACCGGTTGTTCAAGAGGAAGAAGACTGGGAGCATTGGGTCTCAACCTTCGATAGACGAGAATGAAACag AGCCTACGAAGAGAACAGTCACAAACAAGTCCGTTGAATACGACGAACCGAGTCAGGCTCCAGAGCAAAAATTACCGGCAATACCAGGATCAAATATAATCAAACTATCAGGATTAGGAGTATTAGGTTCATCATTCGAAGTCGGCGACGACGAGGATCAAGATTCGGATCAAGTTCCGGTGaagaaaatgatgaaaaagaagaaaacttcACTGGTTCGCCGGCTGAGTTTGAACAAATTTCGGCTGAGTTCAACCGAGCAGATCCCTGAAGTTCGACAAACTCCAGAGGGTGACAGTAGTCGCTCCCAATCTTCCCAGGAATCGCCGAGCCATGAGGACTCCATTAAGACTAAATCGGCATCATCAGGATCTGGATCGATCGCCAAAAAAGGGTACAGTAAGTTCGAGGATAAATCGCATTTGGCTGAAACACAAAAGGGTAgggataataataaatcaaagtCGGTGGAGAGGCGCAGTTCGAGCGGTACGTGGGGGCAAAGAGAGAAGGGATTACTCACGACAACTACAACGAGTGAACGACGTATAGACGACCCTCATCGACGACGACACAAACCATCTGAGAACTCGTCTACTGACAAAACAGTCACCACTGTTACAACTGTTCTGCAAAGAAGGTCCCCGTCTGTTACCATAAGGACGAGCTTCATTGAACCGG ACCTTCCACCAGTCGGCCAAGAGTCGCCTCGATCAGTCTCAACCCTTCCGTCCGCAGTGTCCAAATGGCCTGAGACAAAAGGACCGCCTAAGAAGTCGAAATTCCCCTCAAAACTCGACCGGGAGTCAGGATTAAAAGAGTTCAAGCCGGGCGAATCACCGCCCCTGGAAGCTAAGCGAAAATTATCGTTGGTGAAGGAAAAGCGGGCAATATTCCAGCGAAAGTACTTCGAAACATCAGAAGTTGGTTACTCACAGGACAATTCATTGGACACGGTAGTCGGAAATGTTGGTGCTGGTATCAGTGACTCGATAACTTTTTCAGATAATGCAATTTCTATTGACAATGACGACATAGATTTAAACAAACGCAAGCCCTCCCGTCATATCAGTGTGCGCACATTTGATTCATTTTCGACAACTTTCAAGGAGTCAGTTGAAGAGCAGGATCCACCAGTTGAAGAAGATCAGCTTCACAGCATAGACATCACTGATCACAACAACAGAACGCTTGCTTCTCTTGAAGACCAAAACTATTCTTCGACTTCAATGGCGGTTAGTAGTGCAGAAAGTATTGAAATTCAAAGAAGATTCAGCGGCGATACCACG tcGACACATAATAACGCGCCTAATAGCGGCGTAACTGAAAAACGTGAGCATCTATACAAAATCCTGGTTATCGGTGAACTAGGAGCTGGAAAGACATCAATCATCAAAAGATATGTCCACCAGTTTTTCTCACAACACTATCGTGCGACAATAGGCGTGGATTTCGCCCTGAAAGTACTCAATTGGGACCCAAATACAATTATAAGACTTCAACTATGGGATATTGccg gcCAAGAAAGATTTGGAAACATGACGCGAGTTTATTACAAAGAAGCCGTAGGTGCCTTTATCGTATTCGACGTAACAAGAAGCGCGACATTGGACGCTGTCGTTAAATGGAAACAAGACTTAGACTCAAAAGTACAATTACCCGACGGATCTCCCATTCCGTGTGTGTTATTAGCGAATAAGTGCGACCAGTCCAAAGAAGGTCTCGCAAATTCTCCAGGAAAAATGGACGACTACTgcaaggaaaaaaattttgttggcTGGTTTGAGACTTCTGCTAAAGAGAATATTAATATCGAAGAAGCAGCGCGTTTCCTCGTCAATAAA attCTTCAAAACGACCAAATAATGAAAGGAAACGGAGCTCAAGATCAAGTTGACGGAGAACGATTTGCATTAAATCAATCACCGACTGGTTCCAAAAAATCTTGCGCATGCTGA
- the LOC123260759 gene encoding ras-related protein Rab-32 isoform X4 produces the protein MSTHNNAPNSGVTEKREHLYKILVIGELGAGKTSIIKRYVHQFFSQHYRATIGVDFALKVLNWDPNTIIRLQLWDIAGQERFGNMTRVYYKEAVGAFIVFDVTRSATLDAVVKWKQDLDSKVQLPDGSPIPCVLLANKCDQSKEGLANSPGKMDDYCKEKNFVGWFETSAKENINIEEAARFLVNKILQNDQIMKGNGAQDQVDGERFALNQSPTGSKKSCAC, from the exons tcGACACATAATAACGCGCCTAATAGCGGCGTAACTGAAAAACGTGAGCATCTATACAAAATCCTGGTTATCGGTGAACTAGGAGCTGGAAAGACATCAATCATCAAAAGATATGTCCACCAGTTTTTCTCACAACACTATCGTGCGACAATAGGCGTGGATTTCGCCCTGAAAGTACTCAATTGGGACCCAAATACAATTATAAGACTTCAACTATGGGATATTGccg gcCAAGAAAGATTTGGAAACATGACGCGAGTTTATTACAAAGAAGCCGTAGGTGCCTTTATCGTATTCGACGTAACAAGAAGCGCGACATTGGACGCTGTCGTTAAATGGAAACAAGACTTAGACTCAAAAGTACAATTACCCGACGGATCTCCCATTCCGTGTGTGTTATTAGCGAATAAGTGCGACCAGTCCAAAGAAGGTCTCGCAAATTCTCCAGGAAAAATGGACGACTACTgcaaggaaaaaaattttgttggcTGGTTTGAGACTTCTGCTAAAGAGAATATTAATATCGAAGAAGCAGCGCGTTTCCTCGTCAATAAA attCTTCAAAACGACCAAATAATGAAAGGAAACGGAGCTCAAGATCAAGTTGACGGAGAACGATTTGCATTAAATCAATCACCGACTGGTTCCAAAAAATCTTGCGCATGCTGA
- the LOC123260759 gene encoding ras-related protein Rab-32 isoform X2 yields MVIQMSTHNNAPNSGVTEKREHLYKILVIGELGAGKTSIIKRYVHQFFSQHYRATIGVDFALKVLNWDPNTIIRLQLWDIAGQERFGNMTRVYYKEAVGAFIVFDVTRSATLDAVVKWKQDLDSKVQLPDGSPIPCVLLANKCDQSKEGLANSPGKMDDYCKEKNFVGWFETSAKENINIEEAARFLVNKILQNDQIMKGNGAQDQVDGERFALNQSPTGSKKSCAC; encoded by the exons tcGACACATAATAACGCGCCTAATAGCGGCGTAACTGAAAAACGTGAGCATCTATACAAAATCCTGGTTATCGGTGAACTAGGAGCTGGAAAGACATCAATCATCAAAAGATATGTCCACCAGTTTTTCTCACAACACTATCGTGCGACAATAGGCGTGGATTTCGCCCTGAAAGTACTCAATTGGGACCCAAATACAATTATAAGACTTCAACTATGGGATATTGccg gcCAAGAAAGATTTGGAAACATGACGCGAGTTTATTACAAAGAAGCCGTAGGTGCCTTTATCGTATTCGACGTAACAAGAAGCGCGACATTGGACGCTGTCGTTAAATGGAAACAAGACTTAGACTCAAAAGTACAATTACCCGACGGATCTCCCATTCCGTGTGTGTTATTAGCGAATAAGTGCGACCAGTCCAAAGAAGGTCTCGCAAATTCTCCAGGAAAAATGGACGACTACTgcaaggaaaaaaattttgttggcTGGTTTGAGACTTCTGCTAAAGAGAATATTAATATCGAAGAAGCAGCGCGTTTCCTCGTCAATAAA attCTTCAAAACGACCAAATAATGAAAGGAAACGGAGCTCAAGATCAAGTTGACGGAGAACGATTTGCATTAAATCAATCACCGACTGGTTCCAAAAAATCTTGCGCATGCTGA